In Nitrospirota bacterium, a genomic segment contains:
- a CDS encoding pyruvate kinase alpha/beta domain-containing protein yields the protein MERKVLYFEKPGRDNTEDCLRAVQDILKEGHIRDLVIASTTGETGLRFSEALKDSGVNIVVVTHSHGFREPNTIEMPAEVARKIESNGAKVYTGTMITHSLETSLSSKFNGLYPTLIVAQSLRRFGEGPKVCCEMAMMVVDAGLIPEGAEVLTVAGTGRGADTVMIVKSAASKRFLDLRVLEILAKPRS from the coding sequence ATGGAAAGAAAGGTATTATATTTTGAGAAACCAGGTCGTGATAATACAGAGGACTGCCTTAGGGCTGTCCAGGATATACTCAAAGAGGGGCATATCCGTGATCTTGTGATTGCCTCCACCACCGGTGAGACAGGGCTCCGCTTCAGTGAGGCTTTAAAGGACAGTGGGGTGAATATCGTGGTTGTTACGCATTCTCACGGATTCAGGGAGCCAAATACCATAGAGATGCCTGCTGAGGTGGCAAGAAAGATCGAGTCAAATGGTGCAAAGGTATACACCGGTACCATGATTACTCATTCCCTTGAGACATCCCTGTCTTCAAAGTTCAACGGCCTCTATCCTACACTTATTGTTGCCCAGTCACTCAGGAGGTTCGGGGAGGGACCAAAGGTCTGCTGTGAAATGGCGATGATGGTGGTTGACGCAGGTCTTATCCCTGAGGGTGCAGAGGTCCTGACCGTGGCGGGTACCGGCAGGGGGGCGGACACGGTTATGATTGTAAAGTCAGCCGCTTCAAAGAGGTTTCTTGACCTGAGGGTGCTTGAGATACTGGCAAAACCCAGGAGTTGA